A single genomic interval of Anopheles marshallii chromosome 2, idAnoMarsDA_429_01, whole genome shotgun sequence harbors:
- the LOC128710406 gene encoding chromosome transmission fidelity protein 8 homolog produces MPIYVRNTAKNGECNTNLDEWCIVELQGDLDVRGDRIMAGQFIGDLLYNKFGQPILIIGHHILQGRLQKIDKPLLVVEKCDVQRRGEGGQDETMLDISQLPVTQSQEQHDLDSTAHSITSNRTVLDTTVAIEHKVVPKVEYRVRAVVRNKVLFKARPKPIIANVSKTV; encoded by the exons ATGCCTATTTATGTGAGGAA TACTGCCAAAAATGGCGAATGTAATACCAACCTGGATGAATGGTGCATCGTGGAGTTACAGGGTGATCTCGATGTGCGTGGCGATCGCATAATGGCTGGCCAGTTTATCGGCGATCTGCTCTACAACAAATTCGGTCAACCG ATTCTCATCATAGGACACCACATACTGCAAGGACGGCTGCAGAAAATCGACAAACCattgctggtggtggaaaagtgtGACGTGCAGCGGCGGGGAGAAGGAGGGCAGGATGAAACGATGCTGGACATTAGCCAACTGCCGGTCACCCAGAGCCAGGAGCAGCACGATCTCGATTCGACCGCCCATTCGATCACTTCCAACCGAACCGTGCTCGATACGACCGTTGCCATCGAACACAAGGTGGTGCCGAAGGTGGAGTACCGAGTGAGGGCCGTGGTGCGGAACAAAGTGCTGTTTAAGGCACGTCCCAAACCCATCATTGCAAACGTTTCCAAAACAGTCTAA
- the LOC128709367 gene encoding uncharacterized protein LOC128709367, protein MNKITGACFLLSMVLLLHHVSAEHKKPDDKPTRIDNVDGDMIKPLHDILGELEGLRIRRAAQGGSGGQGGQGGGGSGNGGRRGPPDGGQGQRGGQGGQGSGEN, encoded by the exons atgaataaaattacgGGCGCGTGTTTCCTGCTGTCGATGGTGCTACTGCTG CATCATGTATCTGCCGAGCATAAGAAGCCGGATGACAAACCCACGCGAATTGATAATGTGGACGGGGACATGATTAAACCGCTGCATGATATTCTTGGCGAGTTGGAAGGATTGAGAATTCGAAGGGCTGCCCAGGGAGGAAGTGGCGGACAGGGAGGacagggtggtggtggtagtggtaaCGGAGGACGCCGTGGACCTCCAGATGGTGGCCAGGGACAGCGTGGCGGACAGGGTGGACAGGGTAGTGGAGAAAACTAA
- the LOC128719404 gene encoding uncharacterized protein LOC128719404 — MEARKCLLFGVTIACFLIPCIRADSFIVISKRYSNNSYSCFVRHTKDGLEYRLTYNVCILEPSVTNSTEPSDQMGLQCLYYECTITATQLMGDDGQLKCVRYAYPASASYPPMFDRIISYRQNWPVSKFTIPSQRREHRRRKRDFSWVAFLEKISFMGRHQSTVSKQNEAFFQYNYMNKPGGSLSPTAASGSTPSPQTASFTTGEPLQSAS; from the exons ATGGAGGCCCGCAAGTGCCTTCTCTTCGGTGTAACTATAGCTTGTTTTCTTATTCCATGCATTCGAGCTGATA GTTTTATAGTGATTTCCAAGCGGTACAGCAACAACTCCTACTCTTGCTTCGTCCGCCATACTAAAGATGGACTTGAGTATCGTCTAACCTACAACGTATGCATCCTAGAACCGTCAGTCACCAATAGCACTGAGCCTAGTGATCAAATGGGACTACAGTGTCTATACTACGAATGCACCATAACTGCCACCCAACTGATGGGTGACGATGGCCAGTTGAAATGTGTTCGTTACGCATACCCGGCTTCCGCTTCCTATCCACCAATGTTCGATCGTATCATCTCCTATCGCCAGAACTGGCCAGTTTCCAAGTTCACAATACCGAGTCAGCGCCGTGAACATAGGCGCAGAAAGCGCGACTTTAGTTGGGTGGCATTTTTAGAAAAGATCTCCTTCATGGGTCGGCATCAGAGTACCGTGAGCAAGCAGAATGAAGCGTTCTTCcaatataattacatgaacaaaCCGGGCGGTTCATTATCACCGACGGCCGCGTCTGGTTCTACTCCGTCACCACAAACGGCATCGTTTACAACCGGTGAACCGTTGCAAAGTGCATCATAG
- the LOC128710405 gene encoding general transcription and DNA repair factor IIH helicase subunit XPB → MGPPKKSSKKDKSGSGSSSASGFVENKWNKKRRTEDEAYAAFADDDDSNLGESDFVPDAATKNAEKNDEAIQEDEYGAKDYRSQMELKPDNESRPLWVAPNGHIFLESFSPVYKHAHDFLIAISEPVCRPEHIHEYKLTPYSLYAAVSVGLQTHDIIEYLKRLSKTTIPEGIVEFIRLCTLSYGKVKLVLKHNKYFVESPHPEVLQKLLKDPVIQSCRLRRTEEEGGDGFIKQTLEKGKGITAFGQTKLPGPAGQTALPTGAATTETDKLGEGLEVITEEATVPEDITNFYDKMDNEEEEEEANLNTVSFEVNQEKIETLQKRCIEIEFPLLAEYDFRNDTINADINIDLKPAAVLRPYQEKSLRKMFGNGRARSGVIVLPCGAGKSLVGVTACCTVRKRALVLCNSGVSVEQWKQQFKMWSTADDSMICRFTSEAKDKPMGCGILVTTYSMITHTQKRSWEAEQTMRWLQEQEWGIMVLDEVHTIPAKMFRRVLTIVQSHCKLGLTATLLREDDKIADLNFLIGPKLYEANWLELQKRGYIARVQCAEVWCPMAPEFYREYLIAKTSKKMLLYVMNPAKFRACQYLIRYHEKRGDKTIVFSDNVFALKHYAIKMNKPYIYGPTSQNERIQILQNFKFNPKVNTIFVSKVADTSFDLPEANVLIQISSHGGSRRQEAQRLGRILRAKKGAIAEEYNAFFYTLVSQDTLEMGYSRKRQRFLVNQGYSYKVITHLAGMDSDPDLFYKTREEQGQLLQQVLSATDMDCEDERMPGDGTGVPRPGGSKRTGGLSSMAGADDAIYYEARKKSAHQHPLFKKFRC, encoded by the exons ATGGGTCCTCCAAAAAAGTCCTCCAAAAAGGATAAAAGTGGTTCCGGATCGAGCAGTGCGAGTGGTTTCGTGGAgaacaaatggaacaaaaagcGTCGGACCGAGGATGAAGCGTACGCCGCGTTCGCCGATGATGACGACAGCAATCTCGGTGAGAGTGACTTTGTGCCGGATGCGGCCACAAAGAACGCGGAAAAGAATGACGAAGCCATCCAGGAGGATGAGTACGGAGCGAAAGACTATCGGTCGCAGATGGAACTCAAGCCGGACAACGAATCCCGACCGCTGTGGGTTGCACCGAATGGGCACATCTTCCTGGAGTCGTTCTCTCCGGTGTACAAGCATGCTCATGACTTTTTGATTGCCATCTCGGAACCGGTTTGTCG TCCCGAACACATACACGAGTATAAGCTGACACCGTACAGTTTGTATGCTGCCGTCTCGGTCGGGCTGCAAACACACGATATCATCGAGTACTTGAAGCGATTGAGCAAAACTACCATACCGGAAGGTATCGTAGAGTTCATTCGTCTTTGTACGCTTTCGTACGGCAAGGTGAAGCTCGTactaaaacacaacaaatattTCGTTGAAAGTCCACACCCGGAGGTGTTACAGAAGTTGCTCAAAGATCCGGTGATTCAGTCGTGTCGTTTGCGGCGTACCGAAGAAGAAGGAGGCGACGGTTTCATCAAGCAAACGCTTGAGAAGGGAAAAGGAATAACGGCCTTTGGTCAGACGAAGTTACCGGGACCAGCCGGGCAAACCGCGTTACCAACCGGGGCGGCAACAACAGAGACGG ATAAACTTGGCGAAGGATTGGAAGTGATCACCGAGGAGGCCACCGTACCGGAAGACATCACGAACTTCTACGACAAGATGGATAacgaagaggaggaagaggaagcgAATCTGAACACGGTTTCGTTCGAGGTGAACCAGGAAAAGATTGAAACACTACAGAAACGTTGCATCGAGATAGAGTTTCCGCTGCTTGCAGAGTATGATTTCCGTAACGATACGATCAATGCGGACATAAATATCGATCTTAAACCGGCCGCAGTATTGCGCCCGTACCAGGAGAAAAGCCTTCGCAAGATGTTTGGCAACGGACGTGCCCGGTCGGGCGTTATTGTTCTCCCGTGCGGTGCGGGCAAATCGTTGGTCGGTGTTACGGCTTGCTGCACGGTGCGCAAACGTGCCCTGGTGCTTTGTAACAGCGGCGTATCGGTGGAACAGTGGAAGCAACAGTTCAAGATGTGGTCCACCGCCGACGACAGCATGATATGTCGATTCACGTCGGAGGCAAAGGATAAGCCGATGGGTTGCGGTATACTCGTGACGACGTACTCCATGATTACGCACACACAGAAGCGGTCGTGGGAGGCGGAACAGACGATGCGTTGGCTGCAGGAACAGGAATGGGGCATCATGGTGCTGGACGAGGTGCACACGATACCGGCCAAAATGTTCCGTCGCGTGCTGACGATCGTGCAATCGCACTGTAAGCTCGGTCTGACCGCAACGTTGCTGCGAGAGGACGACAAGATAGCGGATCTAAACTTCCTGATCGGTCCAAAGCTGTACGAAGCGAACTGGCTGGAGCTGCAGAAGCGTGGGTACATTGCGCGTGTCCAGTGCGCCGAGGTGTGGTGTCCAATGGCGCCGGAATTTTATCGCGAGTATTTGATCGCCAAAACATCGAAAAAGATGCTACTGTACGTAATGAACCCGGCCAAATTTCGGGCCTGTCAGTATCTCATCCGCTACCATGAAAAGCGTGGCGACAAAACGATCGTGTTCAGCGACAATGTGTTCGCGCTGAAGCATTACGCGATCAAGATGAACAAACCGTACATCTATGGGCCAACGTCCCAGAACGAACGGATACAGATACTGCAGAACTTTAAGTTCAATCCGAAAGTGAACACAATTTTCGTGTCGAAGGTGGCCGATACTAGCTTTGATTTGCCGGAGGCGAACGTATTGATacaaatttcatcccatggCGGTTCCCGGCGACAGGAGGCGCAGCGTTTGGGGCGTATCCTGCGAGCAAAAAAGGGGGCCATTGCTGAGGAGTACAATGCGTTCTTCTATACGCTCGTATCGCAAGACACGCTCGAAATGGGCTACTCGCGAAAACGCCAGCGGTTTCTGGTGAACCAAGGTTACAGCTACAAGGTGATAACGCATCTGGCCGGCATGGACAGCGACCCAGATTTGTTCTACAAGACGCGCGAAGAACAGGGCCAGCTGTTGCAGCAGGTACTGTCGGCGACGGATATGGACTGTGAGGATGAGCGTATGCCCGGCGACGGTACGGGTGTACCGAGACCGGGTGGATCGAAGCGAACCGGCGGGCTAAGCTCAATGGCCGGTGCGGACGATGCGATCTACTATGAGGCGCGTAAGAAATCTGCCCACCAGCATCCACTCTTCAAGAAGTTCCGCTGCTAG
- the LOC128719403 gene encoding diacylglycerol lipase-beta-like: MPALRLFGRKWLAASDDLVFPCVFEICFRIVWLGLISCVTSTYWNVTEECGKDALPVRIYLVGTIVLISVNIVLLVILVNRSAQGSITEVHKRRLVAPLLVIKILLIIPETGLNVLGTMWAFCGTFECKSNDKVSRTVIEAIVLFNWVVFALIIFGLAIVFDPLGSAKYKNGRDTNDNGPTESAIHRKVSKLWFRRFRWAFCCLRRDEFGHEAFTQVASLLSALFRGTDLVPSDIVAGCVLLRVRQKRETREMRRIRMLNDDGPRYSTDITRVFATSPAWMTIKNARHFLRFALAAYGWPMVCYLNCCTGPYRLIPKMTCCACFRRKPQIIVDDNCCLCHLAGVRHTSRLRSEDVLHASFKNHVFELPFCIMADHSTKSIVIAIRGSLSMRDVFTDLVANAERFDAPGMPPETSAHRGMVAGVDCMLKRLREGNILDRICATYPDYTLVLTGHSLGAGVSILLAAKLRSRFPDLRVYAFATPAGLLSREAARCTESFAFTIGVGDDFVMRLGVDSIENLRTSVIETIRACKLPKWRIMLNGFGYALFGVPSRDLETTWHDVTEITKKAAAQSPLLSGERPIQTVATAEGGLLSSEISLRRFAKTRLYTGGRILHIVRRKKTELEKKSNSGGPMYEMRWATAEDFTELKVMPRMLLDHLPDNVFKTLTTILEDQKTHNGSVLSLQEI, encoded by the exons ATGCCGGCATTGCGTCTGTTTGGCCGGAAATGGTTAGCCGCCTCGGACGACCTCGTATTTCCGTGCGTGTTCGAAATCTGCTTCCGGATCGTCTG GCTCGGGCTGATTTCCTGCGTAACGTCCACCTACTGGAACGTGACCGAGGAGTGCGGTAAGGATGCACTCCCGGTACGGATCTATCTGGTAGGGACCATAGTGTTAATTAGTGTAAATATAGTTCTACTCGTCATCTTAGTCAACCGCAGCGCCCAGGGCAGCATCACCGAGGTGCATAAGcgccggctggtcgcaccgcTGCTGGTAATAAA AATACTATTAATAATACCGGAAACGGGCTTAAATGTGCTGGGCACCATGTGGGCGTTCTGTGGAACGTTTGAGTGTAAAAGCAACGATAAAGTATCCCGAACTGTGATCGAAG cAATCGTCCTATTCAACTGGGTAGTGTTTGCGCTGATAATATTCGGCCTAGCCATCGTGTTCGACCCGCTCGGGTCGGCCAAATACAAGAATGGCAGGGACACGAACGATAACGGTCCGACGGAATCGGCCATCCATCGGAAGGTTTCGAAGCTGTGGTTCCGCCGGTTTCGGTGGGCGTTCTGTTGCCTGCGCCGAGACGAGTTCGGTCACGAAGCGTTCACACAGGTGGCCAGTCTGCTGAGCGCTCTGTTCCGCGGTACCGATCTGGTACCGTCAGACATTGTGGCCGGCTGTGTGCTGCTGCGTGTTCGACAGAAGCGTGAAACGCGCGAAATGCGCCGGATACGCATGCTGAACGACGATGGGCCACGCTACTCGACCGATATTACGCGCGTCTTTGCCACCTCACCGGCCTGGATGACGATCAAGAATGCGAGGCATTTCCTGCGCTTTGCGCTGGCCGCGTATGGGTGGCCAATGGTGTGCTATCTGAACTGCTGCACCGGGCCTTATCGACTAATACCGAAGATGACGTGCTGTGCGTGCTTCCG acGAAAACCCCAGATCATCGTCGATGACAACTGTTGCCTATGTCATCTGGCCGGTGTACGGCATACGTCCCGTCTGCGAAGTGAAGATGTGCTGCATGCTTCGTTTAAAAACCATGTGTTTGAG TTACCATTCTGCATAATGGCGGACCACAGTACAAAAAGCATTGTCATCGCTATCCGGGGCAGCCTTTCGATGCGCGATGTGTTCACGGATCTGGTCGCAAATGCGGAACGCTTCGACGCACCCGGCATGCCGCCCGAAACATCCGCCCATCGCGGTATGGTGGCCGGTGTGGACTGCATGCTGAAGCGGTTGCGCGAGGGCAACATACTGGATCGGATCTGTGCCACCTACCCGGACTACACGCTAGTGCTTACCGGCCACAGTCTCGGAGCCGGCGTGTCGATCCTACTCGCGGCCAAACTCCGCAGCCGCTTTCCGGATCTGCGCGTGTACGCGTTCGCCACACCGGCGGGACTGCTGTCGCGCGAGGCCGCCCGCTGCACGGAGAGTTTCGCCTTCACGATCGGCGTGGGGGACGATTTCGTGATGCGGCTCGGTGTGGATTCGATCGAGAATTTGCGCACGAGCGTCATAGAGACGATACGGGCGTGCAAGCTGCCAAAG TGGCGCATCATGCTGAACGGGTTCGGGTACGCGCTGTTCGGAGTGCCATCGAGGGACCTGGAAACGACCTGGCACGATGTGACGGAAATTACGAAAAAAGCCGCCGCTCAAAGTCCGCTGCTCTCGGGCGAACGGCCAATACAAACGGTCGCCACTGCG GAGGGTGGATTGCTATCCAGCGAAATATCCTTGAGACGCTTTGCCAAAACGCGTCTGTACACCGGTGGCCGTATACTGCATATCGTGCGCCGAAAGAAAACGGAACTGGAAAA GAAATCGAACAGCGGCGGTCCAATGTACGAGATGCGGTGGGCAACGGCCGAAGACTTCACCGAGCTGAAGGTGATGCCGCGCATGCTGCTGGACCATCTGCCCGATAACGTTTTCAAAACGCTCACCACCATTCTGGAGGACCAGAAAACGCACAACGGTTCCGTGCTGTCGTTGCAGGAAATTTGA